The Actinobacillus succinogenes 130Z region GATATCGCCGTGTCTTCCGGTTCGGCTTGTACTTCGGCGAGTCTTGAACCTTCATACGTGTTGCGCGCATTGGGCTTAAACGATGAATTGGCACACAGCTCAATTCGTTTTACCGTCGGTCGTTATACCACGGAAGAAGAAATTGATTACACCATTGAACTGGTGAAAAGTGCGGTCAAAAAATTGCGCGAATTATCGCCGTTATGGGATATGTTCAAAGAAGGCGTCGATATGTCTAAAATTGAATGGTCCGCTCATTAATAACCTTAGCAACATCATTTATTTTTATTGAAAATTAGGAACAGAACATGGCATATAGTGAAAAAGTTATCGATCATTATGAAAATCCGCGTAATGTGGGTTCATTTGATAAAAAAGCATCGGATGTGGGCACCGGTATGGTGGGTGCGCCGGCTTGCGGCGACGTTATGCAGTTACAAATCAAAGTAAACGATAACGGTATTATTGAAGATGCGAAATTTAAAACTTACGGCTGCGGTTCCGCCATTGCATCCAGTTCGCTGATTACCGAATGGGTGAAAGGAAAATCGCTGGATGAAGCGGGTGCGATCAAAAACAGCCAAATTGCCGAAGAGCTTGAATTGCCGCCGGTGAAAGTCCACTGCTCAATTCTGGCGGAAGACGCCATCAAAGCGGCAATCGCGGATTATAAGGCGAAAAAAGGCGAATAATTTTAAAGTGCGGTCAAAAACCGATAAAAAACTGACTGCACTTTCAACCTTTGTGAGGCATGAAGATGGCAATAACATTAAGTGAAACGGCATTAAACCGCGTTCGAACCTTTTTACAAAATCGCGGCAGCGGTATCGGTTTGCGTCTGGGCGTTAAAACATCAGGCTGTTCGGGATTGGCCTATGTACTTGAATTTGTTGATCAATTAAGCGACGAGGATCAGATTTTCCAACAGGATGACGTCAAAATCATCGTAGATAAAAAAAGCCTGGTTTACCTTGACGGTACACAGTTAGACTTCGTCAAAGAAGGCTTAAACGAAGGCTTTAAATTCACTAATCCGAATATTAAAGATCAATGCGGATGCGGTGAAAGTTTCAGTGTGTAATATTGTGCAAAAATGACTATGTCAAATCCATTCGAACTTTTTGATCTTCCGGTTGATTTTCGGCTTGATAGCAATTTACTGACAAGCCGTTATTTGACGTTGCAGAAATCCCTCCATCCGGATAATTTTGCCCATAGTTCACCGCAAGAACAGCGTTTGGCCATGCAGAAATCAGCGGAAGTCAATGACGCGTTGCAGATCTTAAAAGATCCCGTCAGTCGTGCGGATTGCATTATTCGTTTACATATGCCGACGGTGCAGGACATTGAACAAAAAAGCAATCGTGATATGGCATTTTTAATGCGACAGTTAGAATGGCGCGAACGATTGGAAGAGATTGAACAAGCGCAGGATTTGGATGCTTTGACGGATTTTATGCGGGACATTGACGCGGTGCAGCAGGAAAATTTAACGGAAATTTCCACCGCACTTAACGAACAAAACTGGCCGTTGGCGGAACAGATTAACGATCGTTTACGTTTTATGCAAAAGCTTAACAGTGAAGTTGAGCGGGTAGAAGAACAGATTTCAGGATTTTAAAGCATTATGGCATTACTTCAGATTGCCGAGCCGGGACAAAGTGCGGCTCCGCATCAGCATAAATTAGCAATCGGTATCGATCTCGGTACTACTAACAGTCTGGTGGCAACGGTACGTAACGGGCAAGCGGAAATTTTACTCGATGAAAAAGAGCGACCGCTAACCCCTTCTATCGTGCATTACGGTGATAACGTAACGGTAGGTTATGACGCGGGCGAATTAGCGAGTCGGGATCCGCAGAATACGATTATTTCGGTAAAACGCTTGATAGGGCGCAGCCTGAACGACGTGCAAGCGCGTTACCCAAATTTACCGTATCGGTTTGTGCGGAGCGAAAACGGACTGCCTTTGCTGGGAACAGCGCAAGGAAATGTCAGTCCGATTGAAGTTTCCGGTGAAATCCTGAAAAAACTGACCGCACTTGCGCAGCATCGTTTAAACGGCGAATTATTGGGTGTCGTGATTACGGTGCCGGCGTATTTTGATGACGCACAACGCCAAAGCACGAAAGATGCCGCCAAGTTAGCGGGATTAAACGTATTGCGTCTGTTAAACGAACCGACTGCGGCAGCCATTGCTTATGGTCTCGACAGCGGGCGTGAAGGTGTGATTGCCGTCTATGATTTAGGCGGCGGTACTTTTGATATTTCGATTCTGCGCTTATCCCGAGGTGTATTTGAAGTACTGGCGACAGGCGGAGATACCGCACTGGGCGGTGATGATTTTGACCATTTGATCGCAGATTGGATCAGCGAAAAATCCGGTATTCAACCGCAGGACGATCAGCAAAAACGGCTGTTGATTGAATTGGCGGCACGTACCAAAATCGCATTAACGGACAAACCGCAAGTCAGCCTTTCATACCAAGGTTGGCAGGGCGAAATGCAACGCGAGGAGTTTAACGGACTAATTTCGGGTTTGGTAAAACGCTCGTTAATGGCTTGTCGTCGCGCCTTGAAAGATGCGGGAATCGGTCAGTCCGAGGTACAGGAAGTCGTAATGGTGGGCGGTTCCACCCGTGTTCCTTTCGTACGCGACCAAGTGGGCGAGTTTTTTCAACGTCGACCATTAACCTCTATCGATCCTGATAAAGTTGTAGCCTTAGGCGCGGCGATTCAGGCGGATATTCTGGTAGGCAATAAACCCGACAACGAAATGTTGCTGCTGGATGTTATTCCATTATCTCTCGGAATTGAAACCATGGGCGGTTTGGTGGAAAAAATCATTCCCCGCAATACGACTATTCCGGTGGCGCGGGCGCAGGAATTTACTACCTTTAAAGACGGACAAACCGCTATGTCGGTGCACGTGGTGCAGGGTGAACGCGAATTGGTGGGCGATTGTCGTTCTTTAGCGCGTTTCACCTTGCGCGGCATTCCACCGATGGCGGCGGGTGCGGCGCATATTCGCGTGACTTATCAGGTGGATGCGGACGGCTTGTTAAGCGTCACGGCTATGGAAAAATCCACCGGCGTACAATCCAGTATTCAAGTGAAACCTTCTTATGGATTAACCGATGATGAAATCACCCAAATGCTGAAAGCGTCGATGGAAAATGCCAAAGAAGATATTGGTGCCCGTATGCTGGCGGAACAGCGGGTTGAAGCCCGTCGAGTGATTGAAGCCGTATTATCCGCTTTGCTGGACGATCAGGATTTACTGAATGACGAGGAATTAAGTACGGTCAAAAATGCCTTGGTTTCGCTGGATAATTTACAGCAGGGAACAGACACTCAGGCCATCAAAGCAGGCATTAAAGCGCTGGATGCGGCAACGCAGGAATTCGCTGCCCGCCGTATGGACAAATCCATCCGACGCGCCTTGTCCGGCCAGTCGGTAGACAGTTTATAATTTATAGGAAAGTATTATGCCAAAAATTGTATTTCTTCCCAATGAGGAATTTTGCCCCGAAGGCATGGTGGTGGATGCGGCAGCCGGTGATAATTTACTGGAAGTGGCGCATAATGCCGGCGTGGAAATTCATCATGCCTGTGACGGTTCTTGCGCCTGTACGACTTGTCATGTAGTGATTCGCGAAGGATACGACAGCTTAAACGAGACCAGCGACCAAGAGGAAGATATGCTGGATAAAGCCTGGGGATTGGAAATGGAAAGCCGCTTGTCTTGTCAATGTGTTATCGGTGATGAAGATCTGGTGGTGGAAATTCCGAAATATAATATTAACCAAGTCAATGAGGCGGCGCATTAATGAAGTGGACGGATACCCAAGAAATTGCGGAAGCCTTGTATGATCGAGATCCGGATTTAGATCCGAAAACCGTTCGTTTCACCGATATGCATCAGTGGATTTGCGAATTGGACGGCTTTGACGATGATCCCGAAGCCAGCAGCGAAAAAATTCTTGAAGCTGTTTTATTAAAATGGCTGGATGAATACGAATAACCCAAGTGCGGTCAAAATTCCTGTGATTTTGACCGCACTTTATGTCTATAGCTATCAAAAAGCACAATTTTCCCGTATAATTCTCTCAATTTTACCCTACTCAGGTCAGGATTTATGGCAGAGATATCTTGCATCATTATCGGCATTGCGGGCGCATCCGCGTCAGGAAAAAGTTTAATCGCCTCCACGGTTCATGATGAATTATTACGCGAATTAGGTTGTGGCGACATCGGTATTATTACGGAGGACAGTTATTACAAAGATCAAAGTCACTTGGATTTTGAAACCCGTACCAAAACCAATTACGACCATCCGAATTCTATGGATCGCGATTTGCTCATCGAACATTTACGCGCGTTGAAAGCCGGCAATGCAGTGGATATTCCCGTTTATAATTATGCCGAGCACAACCGTTCCGCAGAAATAACCCGTTTTGAACCGCGCAAGATTATTATCTTAGAGGGAATTTTGCTGCTTACCGATGAACGCGTACGCAACGAATTGTCTATGTCGGTTTTCGTGGATACGCCGCTGGATATTTGCTTTATCCGCCGTTTGCAGCGGGATATGGTGCAGCGCGGACGTTCTATGGAATCCGTTATTCAGCAATACCGAACGACGGTCAGACCGATGTTTATGCAGTTTATCGAACCGTCCAAGCAATATGCGGACGTAATTATTCCGCGTGGCGGCAAAAACAGGGTCGCTATTGAATTGTTAAAAGCACAAATTTTAAAATTATTAGGAAAATAAGATGAGACTTTGTGATACTGACATTGAAAAACATTTGGATGAAGGCATTATCACCATTTCTCCGCGTCCGGATAACGGCAAAATCAACGGTGCGACCATTGATTTACGTCTGGGTAATTCTTTTCGGGTATTTCGCGAACACTCCGCGCCTTATATTGATGTAAGCGGGCCGAAGGAGGCTGTAGCGGAGCAACTTGAGCGGGTGATGAGCGATGAAATTATCGTTGCGGATAATGAAGCGTTCTTTCTGCATCCCGGCGTATTGGCGTTAGCGACAACTTTGGAAAGCGTGAAATTGCCCGCCGATATTATCGGTTGGCTGGACGGACGTTCTTCCTTGGCGAGATTAGGCCTGATGGTGCATGTCACGGCACATCGTATTGATCCGGGCTGGGAAGGTAAAATCGTATTGGAATTCTATAATTCGGGCAAATTACCGCTCGCTTTGCGCCCCAATATGATTATCGGTGCATTAAGCTTTGAAGTTTTAAGCGGACCGGCGGCTCGTCCTTATAACAGCCGGCAGGATGCAAAATATAAAAACCAACAAAGTGCGGTGGCAAGCCGTATTAATCAGGATAGATAATGATGAAAAAATTAGGCATTGGCTTTCTTGCGATCGTCTTTGCCTTTTTGGCTTTTGTGTATGTGCAGAAAGGCAAAATCGAACAAAAACTGACCGCACTTTTGCGGGATAATCATATTCAAGTCGCGCAATCTCATGTGAGTTGGTTGCCTTCGCCGGGTATTGATTTGATGCGGGCGGTTTATATTACGGACGATTTTTCTTTATCTGCCGAGCAGATTCATTTAAACCTGAGCTGGTGGGGATTACTATTCGGACAATCAGAAATTGATGAGCTTCGACTGGAAAGGGGCGAAGTGCGGTCAGGTTCAAAGAATAATTTGCATTTTCATCAAATTAATGCGGTGATTACGCCGAAAAATCTAAAATGGGCATCGTTGCCCGCATTATTATCAGAACATCATCAAGACGGTGTTTTCCCCGAAAATATGCCTGAGTTACTTGTGGATTTTACGGGATTGAATGCCGAAGAGGATAAATGGACTTTCACCGGCAGATTAAAACCGATTTCATCAGGCGCTCATTTAAATGACGTGGCGGCGACGATTCAGCTGAAAAAACGTCGCTTATTTCATGCCGAACGGGTCGCCTTAAGCTGGAGGAATGGTGAGGTTTTACGCTTGCCGCAAGAAGGTTATATTGTCAATTTGAAGGCGGCGGTCTTGAATAATGTTGCGTTGAATGATGTAAATGCGCGAATTCAAACCGAGCCTTGGTTTAACGGCGATATTCGGTTTCCGGCCATATCGGATTCCGGCAGATTAGCCGTAAAGTTTGAATCTCAAACTCAACAAACGCAGCCGGATTCGCATCATTTAATGATTTCCGCTCAGGATTTAGTGCTGGCGGATTGGCTGAAAGCGTTCGATATTCCGGATGTGGTTTCGGGGAATGTGTCTGTAGAAGCGGATTTATTTTCACATGATGCTTTGCCTCGGCGCGGTACGTTTGCCGGCTTGGTATCGGACGGCAAATTAAAAGGGGTAGGACTGGCGGCATTGATTAGCCAGTATGTGCCGATTAATTATGATGAAACCGTGTTGAATGATAAGAATATCGAAACGTCGTTTGATTTATTGGAAACGCAATTTCAATGGGAACCTGAAGGTATTCGCGTTGAAAATACACGATTATTACATCGCAACTTTACGGCGCAAGGTCAAGGGGATGTAGATTTAACTACGGGTTCCTGCGATTTTATGACATACGTTTCATCTAATGACGTGCGTTATAAAGGCTTGACTTTACCGGTACATTTTTTCGGTGATTGCAAGTCTCCCCAATACAAAGTGAAATTCAATCGCGATTTTCGCCATCAGTTAAAAGATTTTCTACGTGAAAAGTTTAGATGATGCCTAACGCTTAAAATTTGACCGTCTTGGCTATTGGCGGATTATTGCCATGGCGGTTTATTCGGGCATTTATAATGCCCGGTACCGACGCTGTTGAACGATAAGCTGAGCGCATGCTGTTTTTAGGGTTGGCAAATATTGTTTTTGTAGGCGTTGATTGGTATGCTGGGGATGGTGCCGTTCACAGTATTTCATATAACGTATGGTAATAAAGCCCTGCACCTCATGTGGTTTCGGGGCAAATCGCAACGAAAAAGTGCGGTCAAATTGACCGCACTTTTTTAACGTTTGGATTTTTTTATAAATTTTATTAAACGTTTACGCTTACGCAATTGATTTGGGGTTAATTTATTGCGTTTGCCGGCAAACGGGTTACTGCCTTCCTGGAACTGAATACGAATCGGCGAACCTATGATTTTCAGACTACGGCGATAATAATTTGACAGATAACGCTTGTAACTGTCGGGCAGTTTGTCCATTTGATTACCGTGTATCACAATAATCGGCGGGTTATAACCGCCCGGATGTGCATATTTCAGTTTAATACGGCGGCCGCCTGTCATCGGCGGTTGGTGTTCATCCGTTGCCATTTGTAGAATTCGAGTAAGTAATGAGGTCGTCATTTTTTGTGTTGCGCAAGCATAGGCTTCACGCACCGACTCAAATAAATTGCCGACACCGCTACCGTGCAAAGCGGAAATAAAATGCACCCGAGCAAAATCGATAAAATCCAAACGTCGGTCGAGTTCGGATTTAACCCGATCTTTAATATCCTGATCCAAACCATCCCACTTATTTACTACAATGACCAATGAACGGCCGGCATTCAGAATGAAGCCCAATAATGATAAATCCTGATCGGAGATACCTTCTCGAGCATCGATAGTTAATAACACCACATTCGCATCCTGAATTGCTTGCAGGGTTTTAATGACGGAGAATTTTTCTACGGCTAAATGAACCTTACCGCGTTTACGTACGCCGGCGGTGTCGATAATCGTATAATGCTGTCCGTCGCGCTCCATCGGAATATAAATACTGTCGCGCGTTGTACCGGGTAAGTCGTAAACCACTACGCGATCTTCGCCTAAAATACGGTTGGTGAGCGTGGATTTCCCGACATTAGGACGTCCGACGATGGCGATTTTAATGTTTCTGTGATCCGGTTTTGTATTTTCCTCTTCTAAGGCTTCATCTAGTAATGCCGTATCGTTTTCGTCGGAAAAATCGAATCCTTGCTCCCATTCATCCGAATCTTTAGTATCCTCAATTTCTTCCGTATTTTTTTTTATTTTTTCGGCCAATGGCGCTAAAACGGCTTCCATCAATTGTGCGACGCCGCGACCTTGGGCTGCCGCTATTTGGGTGATCTCACCTAATCCCAGCTGATAGAATTCCGCACAATGTGAATCGGCATCAATACCATCGGTTTTGTTAGCGACTACGATTGTGGTTTTGCTCTGACGTTGACGCAGATAGTTTGCAATACCGATATCGGCAGGCGTTAAACCTGCTCGCGCATCCACTAAAAACAGTACGACATCCGCTTCTTCGATTGCAAGTAAAGATTGTTCCGCCATTTTTTCCTCGACGCCTTCCTCGGTGCCGTCAATCCCTCCGGTATCAATTACGATAAAATCATAACCCGAAATATTGGCTTGACCGTATTTACGGTCACGCGTTAAACCGGGAAAGTCCGCAACTAAGGCATCGCGTGTGCGTGTTAGACGGTTGAATAAGGTAGATTTACCTACATTAGGGCGACCAACGAGCGCCACAACAGGAGTTGTCATAAAAAATATCTCTTAAATTCGGAATAAAATTCGTGGAAGTATATCAGATTTCTAGGCGTTTTTATATTTCATAAAAGCAAAAAGCACAGCCTAAACTGTGCTTTTTTAAAGTTGGCGGAATGGACGGGACTCGAACCCGCGACCCCCTGCGTGACAGGCAGGTATTCTAACCAGCTGAACTACCACTCCGCAGCTAATCCGTAAGGAATCAAATTGAAAAAGTTGGCGGAATGGACGGGACTCGAACCCGCGACCCCCTGCGTGACAGGCAGGTATTCTAACCAGCTGAACTACCACTCCGCTAAGTGTTGCGAATAATACTTGTCATAAGCGCTTTCGTCAACTGTTTTTTCTGTCCTTTCGCTTTGCTTGCTTAATTAATGCACGGTTTCATGGGAATCTGGCGACAATCTTTTTATCCAAATACAGTTGTCTTTGCTTTTTTTGTTGATTAGCGAAAGATATTCCGTATGGGCGGCTAATTCCTCTTCAGTGAGCGGTAAAGCGATTAAGCCTTCCGAGGAAACTTGCACGGGAATAAACTCTTCTTCAATTTCTTCTGTTTTCTGAACCGATATTTCGGTCTCTTCTTCGGCAAACAGACTGACTTGACCACCGGTCATCGCTAAATAAACGTCACCCAGAATTTCCGCATCCAGCAATGCCCCGTGCAAGGTTCGTTTACTGTTGTCAATATGTAGGCGATCGCATAAGGCATCTAAATTGTTGCGTTTACCGGGATATTGTCGGCGCGCCATTTGGAGCGTATCCGTTACTGTACAAATATCTGCCGTTTTGATATCAATATGATGTTTACGGAATTCATAATCCATAAATCCAACATCGAACGGTGCATTGTGTATTAACAATTCCGCATCTTTGATAAAATCAATGAATTCCTGCGCAACGGTAGAAAAATCCGGTTTATCGGCAAGCATTTCGTCGGTGATGCCGTGAACTTTTATCGCTTCGGGATCAATCGGGCGATCAGGTTTGACATACAAATGTAATTTACGTCCGGTATATTTACGGTTAATCAGCTCTACCGCGCCGATTTCAATAATGCAATGTCCTTCGTAATGCGCACCAAACTGATTCATGCCCGTCGTTTCGGTATCGAGTACTATTTGGCGAATAATTTCATTTTCTTCTTTCATTGGGCTCTCTGTCTATTTTGGTTCAATTGCGGTATTATCAACCGCACTTTATAAGATGATTGTAACAGATTATGCGAAAACAGATTGAAATTTTTACTGATGGCTCCTGTCTCGGTAATCCGGGAGTCGGTGGGATCGGCGTGGTGCTACGTTATAAACAGCATGAAAAAACTTTGTCGAAAGGTTATTTTCAAACTACAAACAACCGCATGGAATTACGCGCCGTTATTGAGGCATTAAACTTATTGAAAGAACCTTGTGAGATTATTCTGCACAGTGATAGTCAGTATATGAAAAACGGTATAACCCAATGGATTTTCAACTGGAAAAAAAATAATTGGAGAGCCAGTACGGGAAAACCTGTTAAAAATCAGGACTTATGGATAGCATTGGATTCCGCCATTCAGCCTCATACGATTCATTGGCGTTGGGTGAAGGGACATTCCGGTCATCGTGAAAATGAAATGTGCGATGAACTTGCAAAACAGGGAGCGGAGAACCCGACATTAGAAGATACAGGTTACCGACAGGATTAAAATGCAGCGTTCGGCGTGACCAAAATCCGCTTTTGATTTATCGACGATATGTGCTGAGACAATAATTAAAGTGCGGTTGAAAATCCTATTAACTATAAGGTAATTAACAGTATTGTTATTAAAGTAAATAAAAACGTTTTTTTACCGCACTTTGTCGTTTCCGGCGCGCGTTCCCGAATAACGAAATTTACATCCACGCATTATTACGAATGATGCCTACAGCGATACCTTCAATTTCGAAACGTTCTTGTTCGCGCAAATTAACGACGATCGGGGCAAATTCTTCGTTTTCCGCATGGAGATAAATAACGTCACCTTTACGTTCCAAACGTTTTACCGTTACTTCATCTTCAATACGCGCGACAATAACTTGTCCGTTGCGTACATCTTTTGTGCTGTGTACAGCCAGTAAATCGCCATCTAATATACCAATATTTTTCATAGATTGTCCGTTTACTTTTAACAGAAAATCCGCTTGTGGTTTAAACATGTCGGGGTCTACACGGTAAGTGCCTTCAATATGTTGTTCTGCCAGAATCGGTTCGCCGGCGGCAACCTGACCGATTAACGGTAAACCTTCCGGTTCGTCGTTGGCCGCATCAAGTAATAAACGAATTCCGCGAGAGGTTCCGGCTAAAATTTCCACGGCACCTTTGCGGGCAAGAGCTTTTAAGTGTTCTTCCGCCGCATTGGGGGAGCGAAAGCCTAATTCGCGAGAAATTTCAGCACGTGTCGGCGGCATACCGGTTGTTTCGATATAATGTTTGAGGAAGTTATAAACTTCTTGCTGGCGCGCGGTAAGTGGTTTGACTAATGACATAATATTTCCCTGTGGTTGTATACAATGATTGATATTCTATACAGTTTTTACTATATATACAACCTACGAATACAAAAAATACAGTATATTCGGAAAATATACTGTATTTTTCGCAGGTAGGAGGATTAGCCTCGATGAGCATTTTTCATGATGCGATCTTTTTGTACCTTCCATTCGCGATCTTTAATATCTTCGCGTTTATCATGTTGTTTTTTCCCTTTGGCTAAGCCTATTTTGAGTTTCGCCCAAGCGTTTTTCCAGTAAAGAGAAAGCGCTACAAGCGTATAACCGTCCCGATTGGCTTTGCCGAATAAGGACGCCAGTTCGCGTTCATTAAGTAATAATTTGCGGGTGCGGGTCGGATCGCAAACCACATGTGTGGAGGCGACAGAAAGCGGTTGAATGGTCGCACCGAACAGGAAAGCTTCGCCGTTATTAAAAATAACGTAGCTATCGCTAATGTTGGCTTTACCCGCCCGCATAGATTTGACTTCCCAGCCTTGCAGGGAAAGTCCCGCTTCAATTTCTTCTTCTATAAAGTAGTCGTGACGGGCGCGTTTGTTTAATGCAATCGTATTGTCGCCCGCTTTATTTTTTTTCTTTGCCATAATTGTTGTGATTAATTAATTTGCCGGAATTGTACCGAATAAGCGGAATGAACACAATTTCCGCGTAAAAAGATAAAGTGCGGTCAAAATCCTTAACATTTTGACCGCACTTTCAAGACAGGTTGCGGATTATTCCAGTTCGCCGCAGAAACGGTAGCCTTCGCCATGGATAGTAGCGATAATTTCAGGCGTATTACCGTGATTTTCAAAATGTTTGCGAATGCGCCGGATGGTGACGTCAACCGTACGATCGTTATCTTTCAGTTCCCGTCCCGTCATTTTACGTAGCAATTCTTCGCGGGTTTGAATTTTTCCCGGATTTTCACAGAAATGCAGCATAGCACGGAATTCACTGCGGGGTAATTTAATCGCTTCTCCTTCCGGGGTGATTAAGGCATGTTGATTGGAATCTAAAGTCCAGCCGTTGAAACGGAAAATTTCAGTATTTTCTACCGCGCTTTTATGCTCGCTCATGGTACGTTGCAGTAAGTTACGAGCCCGGATGGTCAGTTCACGCGGATTAAACGGTTTGGTCAAATAGTCGTCAGCGCCGATTTCCAAACCAAGGATTTTATCCACTTCATTATCGCGCCCCGTTAGGAATATTAAGGCGATATCGGCGTTTTCACGCAATTCCCTGGCAAGCATTAATCCGTTTTTGCCCGGCAGATTGATATCCATTACCACTAGATGGATGGTATGTTCGGCTAAAACACGGTGCATTTGGGCACCGTCAGTTGCTTCGAAAACGTGATAGCCTTCGGCTTCGAAAATACTTTTTAAGGTATTTCGCGTAATAGTTTCGTCTTCAACCACAAGAATATGAGGCGTTGTCATTTTTTATTTCCTTTATTAAATTTTTATCCCTAATATGGGGTATTTCTGGAAGAGGATTTTACCTATGTAACATTCTTGTAACAAGTAAGAAATACGAAATCTGAAAATTAGCCGTAAATTTTATGATTTAGATCATAAAAAATAGGGCATTGCAGCCCTCAACATTCAAACTTATATTTAGGCATTAGAATACGCGTTTAAACGGTTTGACAATGACGTCTCCGTAAACGTTCGCCGCTACATAAGGATCTTTTGCCGCCCAGTCTTGGGCGTCCTTTAATGTGGCAAATTTTGCAATCACGGTCGAACCGGTAACGCTTTTGCCGTCTACCGTAGGATTCGGCCCCGCCGTCAATAGTCGCTCTTCGGCTTTCAATTGCTCTAAGCGGGCTAAATGCTGCGGACGTACTGCCAGACGTTGTTCCAGCGTATTCGGTTTGTCTTGGGCAAAAATAACAAAATATTCCATTTTATTTTCCTTCATGTTGCTGAAAATCAGGTATTCATTAATGCAATCGCTTGTTCTAATTCAGGATTGTTTTCCTGCGGTACGGCGCGAGGTTTCCCTTTTTCATCAATGGCGACATAAGTAAACAAGGCCTCGGTTACACAATGACGATCACGCACACCGGTATATACTTGTTTAATCCAAACTTCTACTTTAACCTGCATAGAAGTGCGTCCGACTTTAACCAGTTTACCGTAACAACATACCACATCGCCTACGGAAATAGGACGTAAAAACGTAATTTTATCTACACAGACGGTTACGACACGTCCTTTGGCTATTTCTTTTGCCAAAATGGCCCCGCCCATATCCATTTGCGACATAATCCAGCCGCCGAAAATATCACCGTTCGCATTAGTATCGGAAGGCATCGCCAGCGTTCGTAAAATCAGGGCACCTTCCGGTTGACGGAAATTAATTTGTTCTGTCATGTTCAGTCTTTGTCCTTTGGAAGATAGCGATAAATATACACACCTGTAATCAGTGTGGCAAGAAGCGTCATGCCGATGATGCCGAATGATTTGAAATCGACCCAGATGTCTTCCGAATAATATTGGCTGATATAAATATTGACAAGCATGCAGAGCACAAAAAATCCTGCCCAGCCTAAATTGAGTTTTTGCCAAGCGGTGTCGGGAAGTTCAATTTCTTTTCCGAGCAATTTCCGGATTAACGGGGTTTTGAATACAAATTGTCCTATTAACAAGATGGCGGCGAATAGCGCGTATACTATGGTGACTTTCCACTGTAAGTATTTAACCTCATTAAAATAAGCCGTCAACAAACCGAAAAAGACCACGGCAACGCCCATGATGACTTGCTGTTTTTCGATTTTTCCGTATTTAACTCTAAGAATAAGCATTTGTACGATGGTGGCAATGACTAAAGTTATGGCCGCGTCACGAATACCGG contains the following coding sequences:
- a CDS encoding YciI family protein; this translates as MEYFVIFAQDKPNTLEQRLAVRPQHLARLEQLKAEERLLTAGPNPTVDGKSVTGSTVIAKFATLKDAQDWAAKDPYVAANVYGDVIVKPFKRVF
- a CDS encoding septation protein A produces the protein MKQLLEFIPLILFFTVYKLSGIRDAAITLVIATIVQMLILRVKYGKIEKQQVIMGVAVVFFGLLTAYFNEVKYLQWKVTIVYALFAAILLIGQFVFKTPLIRKLLGKEIELPDTAWQKLNLGWAGFFVLCMLVNIYISQYYSEDIWVDFKSFGIIGMTLLATLITGVYIYRYLPKDKD
- the arcA gene encoding two-component system response regulator ArcA, encoding MTTPHILVVEDETITRNTLKSIFEAEGYHVFEATDGAQMHRVLAEHTIHLVVMDINLPGKNGLMLARELRENADIALIFLTGRDNEVDKILGLEIGADDYLTKPFNPRELTIRARNLLQRTMSEHKSAVENTEIFRFNGWTLDSNQHALITPEGEAIKLPRSEFRAMLHFCENPGKIQTREELLRKMTGRELKDNDRTVDVTIRRIRKHFENHGNTPEIIATIHGEGYRFCGELE
- the yciA gene encoding acyl-CoA thioester hydrolase YciA; the protein is MTEQINFRQPEGALILRTLAMPSDTNANGDIFGGWIMSQMDMGGAILAKEIAKGRVVTVCVDKITFLRPISVGDVVCCYGKLVKVGRTSMQVKVEVWIKQVYTGVRDRHCVTEALFTYVAIDEKGKPRAVPQENNPELEQAIALMNT